The Bacilli bacterium PM5-9 genome contains the following window.
TTGAGTAGATACATTAGAGAAAGAAATATTATTATCTTTAATATTAGTAAAATGTTTGATATAATTTAAATGCATATAATCACGCTCCGTATGTTATTTTTGGCGAATTAATTATACCACGTGATTATATGTTTTTTAAATAGAAACAAAAACTGATGGAAGTATTACCCCCCATCAGATATTATAGAACCTTTTTGTATAGTAATAGATAGCAAGTTGTGTTCGATCACGAAGTTCTAATTTTGTTAGAATGGTACTAATATAGTTTCTAATTGTTCCTTCGCTTAAAAATAAAGTATTTGATATTTCTTTATTATTTAAACCTTGAGCAACACATTCAATAACTTCTAATTCTTTTTTAGTTAAATTATCTAGTTCTTCTTGATTTTTTGTTTTTCTAACTAAACTAGGGATTTTGTTCATTATTTCATCAACAAAAACTGATTGATTTGCCATGACTGCTTTAATTGCAGGTGTTAAACTTTCATAATCTTGTTTTAATAAATAACCTTTAACACCAATTTTTAATGCCTCAATAATATATTCATCATCCTCAAAAGTTGTTAGTAAAAGAATTTTTGCTTTATCATCGTAATTTAAAATGTTTTTTGCTGCTTCAATTCCATTAATCTCTTTCATTCTAATATCTAATAATACAACATCTGGTTTATATTTTTGATATAAAGGTAATGCATCTTTTCCATCATCACCACTTGCAACAACATTAAAACCATCACTTTCTAAAATAGTTTGTAATGAAACTCTTACTAATTTATCATCATCAATTATAATTAATTTCATGTTAGCTCTCCTTTATAATACTAATATGGATTTTAAAACCATTATCATTTGTAATATTTATTATGCCATTTAAAGTTTCTACTCTTGTTTTCATATTTTCTAATCCAATTCCAGTTGAATTTAAGTTAATTTTATTTCCATTATCACTAATAATTAATTGATAATGTTTTTCTAGTTCTCTAATATTTATTTTAATGATTGTTGCATTGCTATGTTTTGAACAGTTGTTTAGTGCCTCTTTAATGATAGCTAAAAAGGTTGTTTTAACTTTATTTGGGGCCAAATCACTAATATCATAATTCAAATGTATTTTACAAAACATATAGTTATCAATAAGGAAATCAATTTCTTTTTTTAAATCAGATGATTGTGAGTGAATTTGATGAACACTTGTTCTAATTGATTGCATTCCCTCGTTTAATGAATTGTTTAATTGATCTAAAAGTAATGATAAATTATCATCTTTATTTATTTTTTTTATGGCACCAAGTTGAATAATTGAACTTGATAAAATATGTCCAACATTATCATGAATATCACGTGCAATTCTTCCTCTTTCCTTTAATGTCGCCATGTAAATTTCATTATCTTGTGAAATGATTAATTCTTTATTTTTAATGGCTATATTATTTTCTAACTCAAAATAATTGTCTTCTAATTTTAACACTTGATTTTTTAATCTAATATCATATTGTGTTAAAAGTGAAATGAAAGCTGAACTAATTGAAAAAAGAATTAATAATACTTTATTTAAATCACTAATATTAAAAATTAAAAGAAGTAGAAACAAAATAATTGGACTTAAATAAAAGGTTCTTTTATCAATAGTATCGTAAATTATTATTGGTAGAAAAAAAATAAAATTATGATTAATCAATATTAAAATTATTGAAATTAATAAGTAGTAAATTTTATTGTTTTTAAAATTTAAATAATATTCTAAATAAGACATAGTAATAATACATAATGTAGTAATACAAATAATACTTATATCAATATTACTATAAAACATTAAAACTAATGATATTAGTATTAATAATGCTTTTTGAATTAAAATCATATAATCACCATAATTATTATATCATGACATTTGTCATATTAAAAGATGATATATGATACTTACTTGAATAGAGTGTTAAAGGTATAATTTAGGTAGTTAAGGGGGAGTAAATATGATTATAGAAGTAAATGATCTAGTGAAAAGATATGGTAGTGCAATTGCCTTAAACCATTTTAATTTAGAAGTTAAAGAGGGAGAAATTCTTGGTTTATTAGGACCAAATGGTTCTGGAAAAACAACAGCTATTAATTGTATGCTTTCATTATTAAATTACAACAAGGGGTCAATTAAAATATTTGGTAAGGAAATGAAGCCAACAGCCTATGATATTAAAAGTAAAATTGGTGTTGTAATGCAAGATGTTGCAGTCATGGATGAATTAAATGTTTATGAGAACATTGATTATTTTTGTGGTTTATATATAAGTGATAAACAATTAAGAAAACAATATGTTGAAGAAGCAATAGAGTTTGTTGAAATAAGTGATTATAGAAAATATACTCCTAAAAAATTAAGTGGTGGTTTATTAAGAAGATTAAATATTGCTTGTGGAATAGCTCATAAACCATCATTAATTTTCTTTGATGAACCAACAGTTGCGGTTGATCCTCAAAGTAGAAATAATATTTTAGAAGGAATTAAAAAACTAAATGAAAATGGAGCAACTATTATTTATACTTCGCATTATATGGAAGAAGTTGAATATTTATGCAATGAGATTGTTGTTATTGATAAAGGAAAAGTTATTGCTAAAGGTGATAAAGATGAACTAAAAGCAATGGTTAGTACAACTGAAAAGATTACTTTTGAGGTATTTGAAATAAGTAATGAAAAACTAGAAAGAATTAATCAATTAGAAAATGTTGTTGATGTTTCTTATGAAGGTGTTTCATTAGTTATTCGTTTTGCAAAAGAAGAACATAATCTAACAAATATTTTAGAACACTTTAAAAAAGAAAATATTAAATTTGAAAAGATTACTAGTGAACAACCAACTTTAAATGATGTATTTTTAGAAATAACTGGAAAAGAATTGAGGGATTAAAGTGGGCAGATTTTTTGTATATCAAATTAAATCAATTATTAGAGAAAAAATATTAGTCTTTTGGTCATTGGTTTTTCCAATTATTCTTGTTTCACTTTTTAATTTAGCTTTTTCAAATATTGATTCATCAAAACTATTTGAACCATTTAATGTTGGTGTTGTTGGTGATAAAAATGCTCAAGTAATTAAAATTTTAAAAGAAATTGAATTCAATGATGAAAAAACATTTATTTTAGAATATCTAAGTGAAGCAAAAGCATATGAACTTTTAGAAAATAAAGAAATTTCAGGGATTGTTAAAGTTGAAAAAGATGATAATGTAGATTTAATTGTTAATGAAGTTGGAAGTGAACAATTAATGTTACAAGAAGTTTTAAATAGTTATCAACAAAAATCTAGTATGATAAAAAGTGAATTGAAAAATAATCCTGAATTATATCAAAGTGATTGGTTAAATAAATTAGAAATTAATAAAGATTATGTTAAAGAGAAACCAATTAGTGAAAAAAGTGTTAATTCAATGAATTTGTGTTATTACTCAGTAATTGCAATGGCTTGCTTATTTGGTGCTTTTATTTCAGCAGATGGTATAAGGCTAATTCAGCCTAATTTAAGTAATCAAGGAGCAAGAGTTAATTTATCACCATTCTCAAAAGGGAAGATGCTGTTTTCTAACTTCTTTGCATGTTTATT
Protein-coding sequences here:
- a CDS encoding hypothetical protein (product_source=Hypo-rule applied) → MHLNYIKHFTNIKDNNISFSNVSTQ
- a CDS encoding ABC-2 type transport system permease protein (product_source=KO:K01992; ko=KO:K01992; pfam=PF12698; superfamily=81665; transmembrane_helix_parts=Inside_1_16,TMhelix_17_39,Outside_40_177,TMhelix_178_200,Inside_201_220,TMhelix_221_243,Outside_244_257,TMhelix_258_280,Inside_281_286,TMhelix_287_306,Outside_307_345,TMhelix_346_368,Inside_369_376); translation: MGRFFVYQIKSIIREKILVFWSLVFPIILVSLFNLAFSNIDSSKLFEPFNVGVVGDKNAQVIKILKEIEFNDEKTFILEYLSEAKAYELLENKEISGIVKVEKDDNVDLIVNEVGSEQLMLQEVLNSYQQKSSMIKSELKNNPELYQSDWLNKLEINKDYVKEKPISEKSVNSMNLCYYSVIAMACLFGAFISADGIRLIQPNLSNQGARVNLSPFSKGKMLFSNFFACLLVTLCSSFLLIVYMKYIIKIDFGDQYKYIALIVLIGSLFSISFGYIISLLVKKSEGSRVGIIISTTMVGSFLAGMMSKDIKVMVEQALPIIKYFNPVALITDSFYTIYYYDDFTMIYPYLAVISIMCVACLAVSIILLRRTQYDSI
- a CDS encoding ABC-2 type transport system ATP-binding protein (product_source=KO:K01990; cath_funfam=3.40.50.300; cog=COG1131; ko=KO:K01990; pfam=PF00005,PF13732; smart=SM00382; superfamily=52540), which translates into the protein MIIEVNDLVKRYGSAIALNHFNLEVKEGEILGLLGPNGSGKTTAINCMLSLLNYNKGSIKIFGKEMKPTAYDIKSKIGVVMQDVAVMDELNVYENIDYFCGLYISDKQLRKQYVEEAIEFVEISDYRKYTPKKLSGGLLRRLNIACGIAHKPSLIFFDEPTVAVDPQSRNNILEGIKKLNENGATIIYTSHYMEEVEYLCNEIVVIDKGKVIAKGDKDELKAMVSTTEKITFEVFEISNEKLERINQLENVVDVSYEGVSLVIRFAKEEHNLTNILEHFKKENIKFEKITSEQPTLNDVFLEITGKELRD
- a CDS encoding signal transduction histidine kinase (product_source=COG4585; cath_funfam=3.30.565.10; cog=COG4585; pfam=PF07730; superfamily=55874; transmembrane_helix_parts=Inside_1_6,TMhelix_7_39,Outside_40_53,TMhelix_54_76,Inside_77_82,TMhelix_83_100,Outside_101_352) → MILIQKALLILISLVLMFYSNIDISIICITTLCIITMSYLEYYLNFKNNKIYYLLISIILILINHNFIFFLPIIIYDTIDKRTFYLSPIILFLLLLIFNISDLNKVLLILFSISSAFISLLTQYDIRLKNQVLKLEDNYFELENNIAIKNKELIISQDNEIYMATLKERGRIARDIHDNVGHILSSSIIQLGAIKKINKDDNLSLLLDQLNNSLNEGMQSIRTSVHQIHSQSSDLKKEIDFLIDNYMFCKIHLNYDISDLAPNKVKTTFLAIIKEALNNCSKHSNATIIKINIRELEKHYQLIISDNGNKINLNSTGIGLENMKTRVETLNGIINITNDNGFKIHISIIKES
- a CDS encoding DNA-binding NarL/FixJ family response regulator (product_source=COG2197; cath_funfam=1.10.10.10,3.40.50.2300; cog=COG2197; pfam=PF00072,PF00196; smart=SM00421; superfamily=52172), with the translated sequence MKLIIIDDDKLVRVSLQTILESDGFNVVASGDDGKDALPLYQKYKPDVVLLDIRMKEINGIEAAKNILNYDDKAKILLLTTFEDDEYIIEALKIGVKGYLLKQDYESLTPAIKAVMANQSVFVDEIMNKIPSLVRKTKNQEELDNLTKKELEVIECVAQGLNNKEISNTLFLSEGTIRNYISTILTKLELRDRTQLAIYYYTKRFYNI